Proteins from one Mycteria americana isolate JAX WOST 10 ecotype Jacksonville Zoo and Gardens chromosome 1, USCA_MyAme_1.0, whole genome shotgun sequence genomic window:
- the LOC142408164 gene encoding uncharacterized protein LOC142408164 isoform X2 yields the protein MQRLIGLLRRVRERPPSGSASAPCAVETPDLQEKGRGGLHSAAASGDLAQLQRHWWWKRLRINKRDAKKQTPLHLACANGHTDVVRFLAGKKCQLNPRDNCKKSPLMKAVECQHKDCAAILLEHGANADLRGAGGNTALHLATIMRSKSLVELLLEHNAHVDAQNKLGYTPLAVAITEHCEEMVEFLLQKGADVHAQDNLKRTTLTVAVCAGDKNVIRLLLQHGADLSHEDIFASTPMCYASVSANADIPKQLEEYMGCERMGERSAGGPQGPAVLDSSCSGTTADFPLGTPALTRAGVLPAAGAEQEEDDDSPFDSETDSEGPRKVWASVKLPAARGHGVCAQSVAEERSNGVLPAAGAEQEEDDDSPFDSERWVRQLQQELADALKKNSLAEASLEAKKRYSRHLQEQKLQLQKELDRSKAKLQEVKEQCIRSECRAKSLKNAIKNKERELTTSRNLQGLLVASSGTAAIPELEERMQRLQVGKARLEATAQQQAKTIEALQKDLQASASAHKGLEDLITGLQTTRTAKEHQHQQSGRASKEVKKLAEMKCRSEALLDEMQRRNLAQEEERSRLKMLLEGCRTKLMAYAGRKRESQLGFQGEMKNSCSEVTNQVAKLGRKLEMQSKKMHAAGKIKPGPARKVVRSAWDSGRTRAEPGLNLRSRWETSMSQLNLQHGER from the exons ATGCAGAGGCTCATCGGACTCCTCAGGAGGGTGCGGGAGCGGCCGCCGTCCGGCAGCGCTTCCGCGCCCTGCGCCGTCGAGACCCCCGACCTCCAGGAGaagggccggggcgggctgcaCAGCGCGGCCGCCAGCGGTGACCTGGCCCAGCTGCAGCGGCACTGGTGGTGGAAGAGACTCCGCATCAACAAGCGGGATGCGAAGAAGCA gACGCCTCTGCATCTTGCTTGTGCGAACGGCCATACAGATGTCGTTCGATTTCTAGCAGGAAAGAAGTGCCAGCTAAACCCTCGTGACAATTGTAAGAAATCACCGCTGATGAAG GCAGTAGAGTGCCAGCACAAAGACTGTGCGGCTATTCTGCTGGAGCACGGTGCCAACGCTGAcctcagaggtgctggtggcaaCACTGCCCTTCACCTGGCTACCATCATGCGTAGCAAATCTCTAGTGGAGCTGTTACTTGAGCACAATGCCCATGTTGATGCTCAGAATAAG TTGGGATACACTCCGCTTGCTGTTGCCATCACCGAGCACTGTGAAGAGATGGTCGAGTTCCTTCTTCAAAAAGGAGCTGATGTGCATGCTCAAGATAACCTTAAAAG GACCACTCTTACGGTTGCTGTTTGTGCTGGAGATAAGAATGTAATACGACTTCTTCTTCAGCATGGTGCTGATCTTTCTCATGAAGACATTTTTGCCTCCACGCCTATGTGTTATGCCAGTGTGTCTGCAAATGCTGA TATTCCTAAACAACTGGAGGAATACATGGGCTGTGAAAGGATGGGAGAACGTTCTGCAGGAGGCCCACAAGGCCCAGCAGTACTTGACAGCTCTTGCTCTGGGACAACTGCTGACTTTCCCTTGGGCACACCTGCACTGACTAGAGCAG GTGTCTTGCCAGCGGCAGGAGCAGAACAAGAGGAAGATGATGACTCCCCTTTTGATTCTgag ACGGATTCTGAAGGTCCCAGGAAAGTGTGGGCCAGCGTGAAGCTTCCAGCTGCACGTGGACACGGAGTGTGCGCGCAGTCCGTTGCAGAGGAGCGCAGCAATG GTGTCTTGCCAGCGGCAGGAGCAGAACAAGAGGAAGATGATGACTCCCCTTTTGATTCTgag AGATGGgtcaggcagctgcagcaggagcttgcTGATGCTCTCAAAAAGAACTCCCTGGCAGAAGCTTCACTTGAAGCTAAGAAGCGCTACAGCAGGCACCTGCAGGAACAGAAACTGCAGTTGCAGAAGGAACTGGACAGGTCTAAAGCTAAG CTGCAGGAAGTGAAAGAACAGTGCATCCGGAGTGAGTGTCGTGCCAAGTCCCTGAAGAACGCCATAAAGAATAAGGAGAGGGAACTAACAACTTCCAGGAACCTGCAGGGCCTTCTGGTCGCATCTTCCGGAACTGCGGCTATCCCAGAGCTGGAAGAACGCATGCAACG GCTCCAAGTTGGAAAGGCCAGGCTGGAAGCCACAGCCCAGCAACAAGCCAAGACCATTGAAGCCCTTCAGAAAGACCTGCAAGCCTCTGCCTCA GCTCATAAGGGCCTGGAGGACTTGATAACTGGCCTTCAGACAACACGGACTGCAAAGGAACACCAACATCAGCAG TCTGGGCGTGCAAGCAAGGAAGTGAAGAAGCTGGCCGAGATGAAATGCCGATCAGAAGCGCTTCTGGACGAAATGCAGAGAAGAAACCTCGCACAGGAGGAAGAACGTAGCAG GTTGAAGATGCTTCTGGAGGGGTGTCGGACAAAGCTGATGGCATatgcaggaagaaagagagagtCCCAGCTCGGTTTCCAGGGAGAGATGAAGAACAGCTGTTCTGAGGTGACCAACCAAGTTGCTAAACTAGGCAGAAAG CTGGAGATGCAGtcaaaaaaaatgcatgcagcaGGCAAGATAAAACCAGGACCTGCGAGAAAAGTTGTCCGCTCTGCGTGGGACTCAGGAAGAACCAGGGCAGAACCAGGGCTTAACCTCAGAAGTCGTTGGGAGACTAGCATG tcACAGCTGAACCTCCAACACGGTGAGCGATGA
- the LOC142408164 gene encoding uncharacterized protein LOC142408164 isoform X5, whose amino-acid sequence MQRLIGLLRRVRERPPSGSASAPCAVETPDLQEKGRGGLHSAAASGDLAQLQRHWWWKRLRINKRDAKKQTPLHLACANGHTDVVRFLAGKKCQLNPRDNCKKSPLMKAVECQHKDCAAILLEHGANADLRGAGGNTALHLATIMRSKSLVELLLEHNAHVDAQNKLGYTPLAVAITEHCEEMVEFLLQKGADVHAQDNLKRTTLTVAVCAGDKNVIRLLLQHGADLSHEDIFASTPMCYASVSANADIPKQLEEYMGCERMGERSAGGPQGPAVLDSSCSGTTADFPLGTPALTRAGVLPAAGAEQEEDDDSPFDSETDSEGPRKVWASVKLPAARGHGVCAQSVAEERSNGVLPAAGAEQEEDDDSPFDSERWVRQLQQELADALKKNSLAEASLEAKKRYSRHLQEQKLQLQKELDRSKAKLQEVKEQCIRSECRAKSLKNAIKNKERELTTSRNLQGLLVASSGTAAIPELEERMQRLQVGKARLEATAQQQAKTIEALQKDLQASASAHKGLEDLITGLQTTRTAKEHQHQQSGRASKEVKKLAEMKCRSEALLDEMQRRNLAQEEERSRLKMLLEGCRTKLMAYAGRKRESQLGFQGEMKNSCSEVTNQVAKLGRKVTNAISMAPLLTDFHRITAEPPTR is encoded by the exons ATGCAGAGGCTCATCGGACTCCTCAGGAGGGTGCGGGAGCGGCCGCCGTCCGGCAGCGCTTCCGCGCCCTGCGCCGTCGAGACCCCCGACCTCCAGGAGaagggccggggcgggctgcaCAGCGCGGCCGCCAGCGGTGACCTGGCCCAGCTGCAGCGGCACTGGTGGTGGAAGAGACTCCGCATCAACAAGCGGGATGCGAAGAAGCA gACGCCTCTGCATCTTGCTTGTGCGAACGGCCATACAGATGTCGTTCGATTTCTAGCAGGAAAGAAGTGCCAGCTAAACCCTCGTGACAATTGTAAGAAATCACCGCTGATGAAG GCAGTAGAGTGCCAGCACAAAGACTGTGCGGCTATTCTGCTGGAGCACGGTGCCAACGCTGAcctcagaggtgctggtggcaaCACTGCCCTTCACCTGGCTACCATCATGCGTAGCAAATCTCTAGTGGAGCTGTTACTTGAGCACAATGCCCATGTTGATGCTCAGAATAAG TTGGGATACACTCCGCTTGCTGTTGCCATCACCGAGCACTGTGAAGAGATGGTCGAGTTCCTTCTTCAAAAAGGAGCTGATGTGCATGCTCAAGATAACCTTAAAAG GACCACTCTTACGGTTGCTGTTTGTGCTGGAGATAAGAATGTAATACGACTTCTTCTTCAGCATGGTGCTGATCTTTCTCATGAAGACATTTTTGCCTCCACGCCTATGTGTTATGCCAGTGTGTCTGCAAATGCTGA TATTCCTAAACAACTGGAGGAATACATGGGCTGTGAAAGGATGGGAGAACGTTCTGCAGGAGGCCCACAAGGCCCAGCAGTACTTGACAGCTCTTGCTCTGGGACAACTGCTGACTTTCCCTTGGGCACACCTGCACTGACTAGAGCAG GTGTCTTGCCAGCGGCAGGAGCAGAACAAGAGGAAGATGATGACTCCCCTTTTGATTCTgag ACGGATTCTGAAGGTCCCAGGAAAGTGTGGGCCAGCGTGAAGCTTCCAGCTGCACGTGGACACGGAGTGTGCGCGCAGTCCGTTGCAGAGGAGCGCAGCAATG GTGTCTTGCCAGCGGCAGGAGCAGAACAAGAGGAAGATGATGACTCCCCTTTTGATTCTgag AGATGGgtcaggcagctgcagcaggagcttgcTGATGCTCTCAAAAAGAACTCCCTGGCAGAAGCTTCACTTGAAGCTAAGAAGCGCTACAGCAGGCACCTGCAGGAACAGAAACTGCAGTTGCAGAAGGAACTGGACAGGTCTAAAGCTAAG CTGCAGGAAGTGAAAGAACAGTGCATCCGGAGTGAGTGTCGTGCCAAGTCCCTGAAGAACGCCATAAAGAATAAGGAGAGGGAACTAACAACTTCCAGGAACCTGCAGGGCCTTCTGGTCGCATCTTCCGGAACTGCGGCTATCCCAGAGCTGGAAGAACGCATGCAACG GCTCCAAGTTGGAAAGGCCAGGCTGGAAGCCACAGCCCAGCAACAAGCCAAGACCATTGAAGCCCTTCAGAAAGACCTGCAAGCCTCTGCCTCA GCTCATAAGGGCCTGGAGGACTTGATAACTGGCCTTCAGACAACACGGACTGCAAAGGAACACCAACATCAGCAG TCTGGGCGTGCAAGCAAGGAAGTGAAGAAGCTGGCCGAGATGAAATGCCGATCAGAAGCGCTTCTGGACGAAATGCAGAGAAGAAACCTCGCACAGGAGGAAGAACGTAGCAG GTTGAAGATGCTTCTGGAGGGGTGTCGGACAAAGCTGATGGCATatgcaggaagaaagagagagtCCCAGCTCGGTTTCCAGGGAGAGATGAAGAACAGCTGTTCTGAGGTGACCAACCAAGTTGCTAAACTAGGCAGAAAG GTGACAAATGCAATCTCGATGGCCCCCCTCCTTACGGATTTCCACAGAA tcACAGCTGAACCTCCAACACGGTGA
- the LOC142408164 gene encoding uncharacterized protein LOC142408164 isoform X1 codes for MQRLIGLLRRVRERPPSGSASAPCAVETPDLQEKGRGGLHSAAASGDLAQLQRHWWWKRLRINKRDAKKQTPLHLACANGHTDVVRFLAGKKCQLNPRDNCKKSPLMKAVECQHKDCAAILLEHGANADLRGAGGNTALHLATIMRSKSLVELLLEHNAHVDAQNKLGYTPLAVAITEHCEEMVEFLLQKGADVHAQDNLKRTTLTVAVCAGDKNVIRLLLQHGADLSHEDIFASTPMCYASVSANADIPKQLEEYMGCERMGERSAGGPQGPAVLDSSCSGTTADFPLGTPALTRAGVLPAAGAEQEEDDDSPFDSETDSEGPRKVWASVKLPAARGHGVCAQSVAEERSNGVLPAAGAEQEEDDDSPFDSERWVRQLQQELADALKKNSLAEASLEAKKRYSRHLQEQKLQLQKELDRSKAKLQEVKEQCIRSECRAKSLKNAIKNKERELTTSRNLQGLLVASSGTAAIPELEERMQRLQVGKARLEATAQQQAKTIEALQKDLQASASAHKGLEDLITGLQTTRTAKEHQHQQSGRASKEVKKLAEMKCRSEALLDEMQRRNLAQEEERSRLKMLLEGCRTKLMAYAGRKRESQLGFQGEMKNSCSEVTNQVAKLGRKLEMQSKKMHAAGKIKPGPARKVVRSAWDSGRTRAEPGLNLRSRWETSMVGHSQIQQSKREMGERAGQEIRQKPQEVDPYLHVTQFSPCVCSP; via the exons ATGCAGAGGCTCATCGGACTCCTCAGGAGGGTGCGGGAGCGGCCGCCGTCCGGCAGCGCTTCCGCGCCCTGCGCCGTCGAGACCCCCGACCTCCAGGAGaagggccggggcgggctgcaCAGCGCGGCCGCCAGCGGTGACCTGGCCCAGCTGCAGCGGCACTGGTGGTGGAAGAGACTCCGCATCAACAAGCGGGATGCGAAGAAGCA gACGCCTCTGCATCTTGCTTGTGCGAACGGCCATACAGATGTCGTTCGATTTCTAGCAGGAAAGAAGTGCCAGCTAAACCCTCGTGACAATTGTAAGAAATCACCGCTGATGAAG GCAGTAGAGTGCCAGCACAAAGACTGTGCGGCTATTCTGCTGGAGCACGGTGCCAACGCTGAcctcagaggtgctggtggcaaCACTGCCCTTCACCTGGCTACCATCATGCGTAGCAAATCTCTAGTGGAGCTGTTACTTGAGCACAATGCCCATGTTGATGCTCAGAATAAG TTGGGATACACTCCGCTTGCTGTTGCCATCACCGAGCACTGTGAAGAGATGGTCGAGTTCCTTCTTCAAAAAGGAGCTGATGTGCATGCTCAAGATAACCTTAAAAG GACCACTCTTACGGTTGCTGTTTGTGCTGGAGATAAGAATGTAATACGACTTCTTCTTCAGCATGGTGCTGATCTTTCTCATGAAGACATTTTTGCCTCCACGCCTATGTGTTATGCCAGTGTGTCTGCAAATGCTGA TATTCCTAAACAACTGGAGGAATACATGGGCTGTGAAAGGATGGGAGAACGTTCTGCAGGAGGCCCACAAGGCCCAGCAGTACTTGACAGCTCTTGCTCTGGGACAACTGCTGACTTTCCCTTGGGCACACCTGCACTGACTAGAGCAG GTGTCTTGCCAGCGGCAGGAGCAGAACAAGAGGAAGATGATGACTCCCCTTTTGATTCTgag ACGGATTCTGAAGGTCCCAGGAAAGTGTGGGCCAGCGTGAAGCTTCCAGCTGCACGTGGACACGGAGTGTGCGCGCAGTCCGTTGCAGAGGAGCGCAGCAATG GTGTCTTGCCAGCGGCAGGAGCAGAACAAGAGGAAGATGATGACTCCCCTTTTGATTCTgag AGATGGgtcaggcagctgcagcaggagcttgcTGATGCTCTCAAAAAGAACTCCCTGGCAGAAGCTTCACTTGAAGCTAAGAAGCGCTACAGCAGGCACCTGCAGGAACAGAAACTGCAGTTGCAGAAGGAACTGGACAGGTCTAAAGCTAAG CTGCAGGAAGTGAAAGAACAGTGCATCCGGAGTGAGTGTCGTGCCAAGTCCCTGAAGAACGCCATAAAGAATAAGGAGAGGGAACTAACAACTTCCAGGAACCTGCAGGGCCTTCTGGTCGCATCTTCCGGAACTGCGGCTATCCCAGAGCTGGAAGAACGCATGCAACG GCTCCAAGTTGGAAAGGCCAGGCTGGAAGCCACAGCCCAGCAACAAGCCAAGACCATTGAAGCCCTTCAGAAAGACCTGCAAGCCTCTGCCTCA GCTCATAAGGGCCTGGAGGACTTGATAACTGGCCTTCAGACAACACGGACTGCAAAGGAACACCAACATCAGCAG TCTGGGCGTGCAAGCAAGGAAGTGAAGAAGCTGGCCGAGATGAAATGCCGATCAGAAGCGCTTCTGGACGAAATGCAGAGAAGAAACCTCGCACAGGAGGAAGAACGTAGCAG GTTGAAGATGCTTCTGGAGGGGTGTCGGACAAAGCTGATGGCATatgcaggaagaaagagagagtCCCAGCTCGGTTTCCAGGGAGAGATGAAGAACAGCTGTTCTGAGGTGACCAACCAAGTTGCTAAACTAGGCAGAAAG CTGGAGATGCAGtcaaaaaaaatgcatgcagcaGGCAAGATAAAACCAGGACCTGCGAGAAAAGTTGTCCGCTCTGCGTGGGACTCAGGAAGAACCAGGGCAGAACCAGGGCTTAACCTCAGAAGTCGTTGGGAGACTAGCATGGTGGGTCACAGCCAAATACAGCAGTCTAAAAGAGAGATGGGAGAAAGAGCTGGACAAGAAATACGGCAAAAACCGCAAGAAGTTGATCCGTATCTCCATGTAACGCAATTTTCCCCATGTGTCTGTAGCCCATAG
- the LOC142408164 gene encoding uncharacterized protein LOC142408164 isoform X4, with product MQRLIGLLRRVRERPPSGSASAPCAVETPDLQEKGRGGLHSAAASGDLAQLQRHWWWKRLRINKRDAKKQTPLHLACANGHTDVVRFLAGKKCQLNPRDNCKKSPLMKAVECQHKDCAAILLEHGANADLRGAGGNTALHLATIMRSKSLVELLLEHNAHVDAQNKLGYTPLAVAITEHCEEMVEFLLQKGADVHAQDNLKRTTLTVAVCAGDKNVIRLLLQHGADLSHEDIFASTPMCYASVSANADIPKQLEEYMGCERMGERSAGGPQGPAVLDSSCSGTTADFPLGTPALTRAGVLPAAGAEQEEDDDSPFDSETDSEGPRKVWASVKLPAARGHGVCAQSVAEERSNGVLPAAGAEQEEDDDSPFDSERWVRQLQQELADALKKNSLAEASLEAKKRYSRHLQEQKLQLQKELDRSKAKLQEVKEQCIRSECRAKSLKNAIKNKERELTTSRNLQGLLVASSGTAAIPELEERMQRLQVGKARLEATAQQQAKTIEALQKDLQASASAHKGLEDLITGLQTTRTAKEHQHQQSGRASKEVKKLAEMKCRSEALLDEMQRRNLAQEEERSRLKMLLEGCRTKLMAYAGRKRESQLGFQGEMKNSCSEVTNQVAKLGRKQVTNAISMAPLLTDFHRITAEPPTR from the exons ATGCAGAGGCTCATCGGACTCCTCAGGAGGGTGCGGGAGCGGCCGCCGTCCGGCAGCGCTTCCGCGCCCTGCGCCGTCGAGACCCCCGACCTCCAGGAGaagggccggggcgggctgcaCAGCGCGGCCGCCAGCGGTGACCTGGCCCAGCTGCAGCGGCACTGGTGGTGGAAGAGACTCCGCATCAACAAGCGGGATGCGAAGAAGCA gACGCCTCTGCATCTTGCTTGTGCGAACGGCCATACAGATGTCGTTCGATTTCTAGCAGGAAAGAAGTGCCAGCTAAACCCTCGTGACAATTGTAAGAAATCACCGCTGATGAAG GCAGTAGAGTGCCAGCACAAAGACTGTGCGGCTATTCTGCTGGAGCACGGTGCCAACGCTGAcctcagaggtgctggtggcaaCACTGCCCTTCACCTGGCTACCATCATGCGTAGCAAATCTCTAGTGGAGCTGTTACTTGAGCACAATGCCCATGTTGATGCTCAGAATAAG TTGGGATACACTCCGCTTGCTGTTGCCATCACCGAGCACTGTGAAGAGATGGTCGAGTTCCTTCTTCAAAAAGGAGCTGATGTGCATGCTCAAGATAACCTTAAAAG GACCACTCTTACGGTTGCTGTTTGTGCTGGAGATAAGAATGTAATACGACTTCTTCTTCAGCATGGTGCTGATCTTTCTCATGAAGACATTTTTGCCTCCACGCCTATGTGTTATGCCAGTGTGTCTGCAAATGCTGA TATTCCTAAACAACTGGAGGAATACATGGGCTGTGAAAGGATGGGAGAACGTTCTGCAGGAGGCCCACAAGGCCCAGCAGTACTTGACAGCTCTTGCTCTGGGACAACTGCTGACTTTCCCTTGGGCACACCTGCACTGACTAGAGCAG GTGTCTTGCCAGCGGCAGGAGCAGAACAAGAGGAAGATGATGACTCCCCTTTTGATTCTgag ACGGATTCTGAAGGTCCCAGGAAAGTGTGGGCCAGCGTGAAGCTTCCAGCTGCACGTGGACACGGAGTGTGCGCGCAGTCCGTTGCAGAGGAGCGCAGCAATG GTGTCTTGCCAGCGGCAGGAGCAGAACAAGAGGAAGATGATGACTCCCCTTTTGATTCTgag AGATGGgtcaggcagctgcagcaggagcttgcTGATGCTCTCAAAAAGAACTCCCTGGCAGAAGCTTCACTTGAAGCTAAGAAGCGCTACAGCAGGCACCTGCAGGAACAGAAACTGCAGTTGCAGAAGGAACTGGACAGGTCTAAAGCTAAG CTGCAGGAAGTGAAAGAACAGTGCATCCGGAGTGAGTGTCGTGCCAAGTCCCTGAAGAACGCCATAAAGAATAAGGAGAGGGAACTAACAACTTCCAGGAACCTGCAGGGCCTTCTGGTCGCATCTTCCGGAACTGCGGCTATCCCAGAGCTGGAAGAACGCATGCAACG GCTCCAAGTTGGAAAGGCCAGGCTGGAAGCCACAGCCCAGCAACAAGCCAAGACCATTGAAGCCCTTCAGAAAGACCTGCAAGCCTCTGCCTCA GCTCATAAGGGCCTGGAGGACTTGATAACTGGCCTTCAGACAACACGGACTGCAAAGGAACACCAACATCAGCAG TCTGGGCGTGCAAGCAAGGAAGTGAAGAAGCTGGCCGAGATGAAATGCCGATCAGAAGCGCTTCTGGACGAAATGCAGAGAAGAAACCTCGCACAGGAGGAAGAACGTAGCAG GTTGAAGATGCTTCTGGAGGGGTGTCGGACAAAGCTGATGGCATatgcaggaagaaagagagagtCCCAGCTCGGTTTCCAGGGAGAGATGAAGAACAGCTGTTCTGAGGTGACCAACCAAGTTGCTAAACTAGGCAGAAAG CAGGTGACAAATGCAATCTCGATGGCCCCCCTCCTTACGGATTTCCACAGAA tcACAGCTGAACCTCCAACACGGTGA
- the LOC142408164 gene encoding uncharacterized protein LOC142408164 isoform X6: protein MQRLIGLLRRVRERPPSGSASAPCAVETPDLQEKGRGGLHSAAASGDLAQLQRHWWWKRLRINKRDAKKQTPLHLACANGHTDVVRFLAGKKCQLNPRDNCKKSPLMKAVECQHKDCAAILLEHGANADLRGAGGNTALHLATIMRSKSLVELLLEHNAHVDAQNKLGYTPLAVAITEHCEEMVEFLLQKGADVHAQDNLKRTTLTVAVCAGDKNVIRLLLQHGADLSHEDIFASTPMCYASVSANADIPKQLEEYMGCERMGERSAGGPQGPAVLDSSCSGTTADFPLGTPALTRAGVLPAAGAEQEEDDDSPFDSETDSEGPRKVWASVKLPAARGHGVCAQSVAEERSNGVLPAAGAEQEEDDDSPFDSERWVRQLQQELADALKKNSLAEASLEAKKRYSRHLQEQKLQLQKELDRSKAKLQEVKEQCIRSECRAKSLKNAIKNKERELTTSRNLQGLLVASSGTAAIPELEERMQRLQVGKARLEATAQQQAKTIEALQKDLQASASAHKGLEDLITGLQTTRTAKEHQHQQSGRASKEVKKLAEMKCRSEALLDEMQRRNLAQEEERSRLKMLLEGCRTKLMAYAGRKRESQLGFQGEMKNSCSEVTNQVAKLGRKSQLNLQHGER, encoded by the exons ATGCAGAGGCTCATCGGACTCCTCAGGAGGGTGCGGGAGCGGCCGCCGTCCGGCAGCGCTTCCGCGCCCTGCGCCGTCGAGACCCCCGACCTCCAGGAGaagggccggggcgggctgcaCAGCGCGGCCGCCAGCGGTGACCTGGCCCAGCTGCAGCGGCACTGGTGGTGGAAGAGACTCCGCATCAACAAGCGGGATGCGAAGAAGCA gACGCCTCTGCATCTTGCTTGTGCGAACGGCCATACAGATGTCGTTCGATTTCTAGCAGGAAAGAAGTGCCAGCTAAACCCTCGTGACAATTGTAAGAAATCACCGCTGATGAAG GCAGTAGAGTGCCAGCACAAAGACTGTGCGGCTATTCTGCTGGAGCACGGTGCCAACGCTGAcctcagaggtgctggtggcaaCACTGCCCTTCACCTGGCTACCATCATGCGTAGCAAATCTCTAGTGGAGCTGTTACTTGAGCACAATGCCCATGTTGATGCTCAGAATAAG TTGGGATACACTCCGCTTGCTGTTGCCATCACCGAGCACTGTGAAGAGATGGTCGAGTTCCTTCTTCAAAAAGGAGCTGATGTGCATGCTCAAGATAACCTTAAAAG GACCACTCTTACGGTTGCTGTTTGTGCTGGAGATAAGAATGTAATACGACTTCTTCTTCAGCATGGTGCTGATCTTTCTCATGAAGACATTTTTGCCTCCACGCCTATGTGTTATGCCAGTGTGTCTGCAAATGCTGA TATTCCTAAACAACTGGAGGAATACATGGGCTGTGAAAGGATGGGAGAACGTTCTGCAGGAGGCCCACAAGGCCCAGCAGTACTTGACAGCTCTTGCTCTGGGACAACTGCTGACTTTCCCTTGGGCACACCTGCACTGACTAGAGCAG GTGTCTTGCCAGCGGCAGGAGCAGAACAAGAGGAAGATGATGACTCCCCTTTTGATTCTgag ACGGATTCTGAAGGTCCCAGGAAAGTGTGGGCCAGCGTGAAGCTTCCAGCTGCACGTGGACACGGAGTGTGCGCGCAGTCCGTTGCAGAGGAGCGCAGCAATG GTGTCTTGCCAGCGGCAGGAGCAGAACAAGAGGAAGATGATGACTCCCCTTTTGATTCTgag AGATGGgtcaggcagctgcagcaggagcttgcTGATGCTCTCAAAAAGAACTCCCTGGCAGAAGCTTCACTTGAAGCTAAGAAGCGCTACAGCAGGCACCTGCAGGAACAGAAACTGCAGTTGCAGAAGGAACTGGACAGGTCTAAAGCTAAG CTGCAGGAAGTGAAAGAACAGTGCATCCGGAGTGAGTGTCGTGCCAAGTCCCTGAAGAACGCCATAAAGAATAAGGAGAGGGAACTAACAACTTCCAGGAACCTGCAGGGCCTTCTGGTCGCATCTTCCGGAACTGCGGCTATCCCAGAGCTGGAAGAACGCATGCAACG GCTCCAAGTTGGAAAGGCCAGGCTGGAAGCCACAGCCCAGCAACAAGCCAAGACCATTGAAGCCCTTCAGAAAGACCTGCAAGCCTCTGCCTCA GCTCATAAGGGCCTGGAGGACTTGATAACTGGCCTTCAGACAACACGGACTGCAAAGGAACACCAACATCAGCAG TCTGGGCGTGCAAGCAAGGAAGTGAAGAAGCTGGCCGAGATGAAATGCCGATCAGAAGCGCTTCTGGACGAAATGCAGAGAAGAAACCTCGCACAGGAGGAAGAACGTAGCAG GTTGAAGATGCTTCTGGAGGGGTGTCGGACAAAGCTGATGGCATatgcaggaagaaagagagagtCCCAGCTCGGTTTCCAGGGAGAGATGAAGAACAGCTGTTCTGAGGTGACCAACCAAGTTGCTAAACTAGGCAGAAAG tcACAGCTGAACCTCCAACACGGTGAGCGATGA